The proteins below are encoded in one region of Polynucleobacter sp. AP-Elch-400A-B2:
- a CDS encoding type B 50S ribosomal protein L31, protein MKPGIHPEYREIVFVDVSNNFSFKTRSTMSTRETIKWEDGKEYPLSKIETSSESHPFYTGTQKIMDTAGRVEKFRQKFGTKAVAKAAGDGAAKTAEKKAAAAEAKAAEKPAKKKA, encoded by the coding sequence ATGAAACCTGGCATTCACCCCGAATATCGTGAAATCGTCTTTGTAGACGTTTCTAATAACTTCAGCTTCAAGACTCGCTCCACTATGTCTACTAGAGAGACAATCAAGTGGGAAGATGGCAAGGAATATCCTTTGTCCAAGATCGAGACTTCATCTGAGTCACACCCTTTCTACACTGGTACCCAGAAGATTATGGATACTGCCGGTCGTGTTGAGAAATTCCGTCAGAAATTCGGCACTAAAGCGGTTGCTAAAGCTGCTGGTGATGGCGCTGCTAAAACAGCTGAGAAAAAAGCGGCTGCTGCAGAAGCTAAAGCTGCTGAAAAGCCAGCCAAGAAGAAGGCTTAA